A genomic window from Silene latifolia isolate original U9 population chromosome Y, ASM4854445v1, whole genome shotgun sequence includes:
- the LOC141628837 gene encoding uncharacterized protein LOC141628837 — protein sequence MIVNHVNNVYTAKDPKMIAYLEVAKELKVHFASFHIRQIPRDRNVEADAVATLGAAFTPGAVGTIPFIYVMKPAIHQNEHQNASKATTTQWTYEAGILCTATSQEEIDDWRKPYISWLRDEILPPDQKYTRSFKMKSSRFVLIDGILFRKSLARPYLRCLSIQEAHAVMCDIHSGDCGNYVGGRILSNKTLRQGYFWPTMRKDAIDYVKKCEEYQRHAPVSHQPAEHMHQIISPWPFMKWGMDIVGPLPRASGNRAYMLAMTDYFSKWIDAEAFPQIKEKHNGRPRQVEHQAA from the exons ATGATCGTAAATCATGTGAATAACGTATACACGGCCAAGGATCCTAAAATGATAGCCTACCTGGAAGTGGCGAAGGAGCTCAAAGTCCACTTTGCCTCCTTCCACATCCGGCAGATACCAAGGGATCGGAATGTTGAAGCGGATGCTGTCGCCACCCTGGGAGCAGCCTTTACTCCAGGGGCAGTGGGTACTATACCATTCATATATGTCATGAAACCTGCCATACATCAGAATGAACATCAGAATGCCAGTAAGGCTACAACCACCCAGTGGACATACGAAGCAGGGATACTATGTACTGCCACATCCCAGGAAGAGATTGATGATTGGCGCAAGCCTTACATTAGTTGGCTACGTGATGAGATATTACCACCTGACCAGAAATACACCAGGAGCTTCAAAATGAAATCCTCCAGATTCGTACTCATTGATGGTATCCTATTTAGGAAGTCCTTGGCAAGACCCTATCTGAGATGCTTAAGCATACAGGAGGCACATGCAGTAATGTGTGATATCCATAGTGGTGATTGTGGAAATTACGTAGGGGGTAGGATCCTGTCCAACAAGACACTAAGGCAGggttacttctggcctaccatgaggAAGGACGCCATAGATTACGTCAAGAAATGCGAAGAATACCAAAGGCACGCTCCTGtcagccaccagccagcagaacatATGCATCAGATCATCTCGCCTTGGCCTtttatgaaatggggaatggacattgtggGACCATTACCCCGCGCTTCTGGAAACAGGGCGTACATGCTGGCAATGACGGATTACTTCTCTAAATGGATAGACGCAGAAGCTTTCCCTCAGATCAAGGAgaagcat AACGGAAGACcgcgccaggtggaacatcaagcTGCTTAA